Within Fusobacterium gonidiaformans ATCC 25563, the genomic segment ATTCATTTTGATTATCGATTGGCTCTATTAGCGATGGAGAACGGGATTGATAAGTTAAGAATCAATCCGGGAAATATCGGTTCAGAAGATAAAATTTTTCTTGTGGTGGAAAAGGCCAAAGAAAAAAAGATACCAATTCGGATTGGAGTCAATTCCGGTTCTTTGGAAAAGCATATTTTGGAAAAATATGGAACAGTAACAGCAGATGCTATGGTAGAAAGTGCTATGTATCATGTCAAATTATTAGAAAAATATGGATTTTATGATATTGTCATTTCTTTGAAGGCCAGCAATGTAGCTATGATGGTAGAGGCTTATCGAAAAATTCAAACATTAGTGGATTATCCTTTACACTTAGGGGTAACAGAAGCAGGGACGGCTTTTCAAGGAAGTATTAAGTCCTCGATTGGGATAGGGTCTCTTTTAGTGGATGATATTGGAGATACCATTCGAGTTTCTTTAACAGAAAATCCTGTGGAAGAAATTAAAGTAGCAAAAGAGATTTTGAAAGTATTGGGACTTCGAAAAGAAGGAGTGGAGATCGTATCTTGTCCTACTTGCGGAAGAACGGAAATCGATTTAATTTCTTTGGCAAAAACAGTGGAAAAAGAGTTTGCAAAGGAAAAAAGAAATATTAAAATTGCAGTGATGGGTTGTGTGGTCAATGGACCGGGAGAAGCAAGAGAAGCAGACTATGGAATAGCCGGTGGAAAAGGGATTGGTATTCTTTTCCAAAAAGGAAAAATTGTAAAGAAGGTGCAGGAAAAGGATATTCTAAAAGAATTAAAAAACATGATTGAAGAAGATTTAAAAAGAAAAAATTAAACTTTTTTGTTTGTAGTGTCGTCTAAGAAAGTGTATAAAAACAGGTGAGGTATAACATGGACTTTGATGAAATCTTTGAACAATATTTTGATAAAGTGTATTATAAAGTATTAGGAATTGTAAAAAACT encodes:
- the ispG gene encoding flavodoxin-dependent (E)-4-hydroxy-3-methylbut-2-enyl-diphosphate synthase, which translates into the protein MGRKSREVQIRDLKLGKGNPVIIQSMTNTETSDVEATVRQILDLEEAGCELVRMTINTKEAAMAIPAIKERVHIPLVADIHFDYRLALLAMENGIDKLRINPGNIGSEDKIFLVVEKAKEKKIPIRIGVNSGSLEKHILEKYGTVTADAMVESAMYHVKLLEKYGFYDIVISLKASNVAMMVEAYRKIQTLVDYPLHLGVTEAGTAFQGSIKSSIGIGSLLVDDIGDTIRVSLTENPVEEIKVAKEILKVLGLRKEGVEIVSCPTCGRTEIDLISLAKTVEKEFAKEKRNIKIAVMGCVVNGPGEAREADYGIAGGKGIGILFQKGKIVKKVQEKDILKELKNMIEEDLKRKN